A part of Leishmania panamensis strain MHOM/PA/94/PSC-1 chromosome 34 sequence genomic DNA contains:
- a CDS encoding hypothetical protein (TriTrypDB/GeneDB-style sysID: LpmP.34.3940) gives MSTETFRERTLATQYQPRQHLPPNFSDVLKEYAREVLRNQPPDILEWSAAYFKKLALETDPLQAKQPPPDHYTPLVEDPERAMLANKMVKVFSTMDLSGSGRLPVLEVRRVLTEAFELTGSQALYLLTAPFTTIIEDDGSGLTDGGIEYTLFSHSAVRTIQYFQQHPNFFFDVDGSDANTTVHGMNRYDIEQGFLRIFRLLDEAGTGRLLLHDYQGALENAPYHLTHRDICVLRLECRTCGNDGNGGPREVEYERELPHMFERLLLAEAFSLFEEEGQS, from the coding sequence ATGTCCACGGAGACGTTCCGTGAGCGTACGCTGGCGACACAGTACCAGCCACGTCAACATCTCCCGCCCAACTTCAGCGATGTGCTGAAGGAGTATGCGcgggaggtgctgcgcaatcAGCCACCAGACATTCTGGAGTGGAGCGCGGCGTATTTCAAGAAGCTGGCCCTCGAGACGGACCCGCTGCAAGCAAAGCAGCCGCCGCCGGACCACTATACCCCCCTCGTTGAGGACCCTGAGCGAGCGATGTTGGCAAACAAGATGGTGAAAGTGTTCTCGACAATGGACTTGTCGGGGAGCGGGCGACTACCCGTGCTGGAGGTACGGCGGGTGCTGACGGAGGCGTTTGAGTTGACGGGGTCGCAGGCGCTCTACCTTCTCACAGCGCCATTCACGACCATCATCGAGGACGACGGTAGCGGCCTAACAGATGGTGGCATCGAGTACACTCTCTTTTCCCACTCAGCGGTGCGCACTATTCAGTACTTTCAGCAGCACCCAAACTTCTTCTTTGATGtagacggcagcgatgccaATACGACGGTGCACGGCATGAACCGCTACGACATTGAGCAGGGCTTTCTGCGCATCTTTCGACTCCTCGATGAAGCGGGGACGGGTCGTCTGCTCCTCCACGACTACCAAGGCGCTTTGGAAAACGCGCCGTACCACCTGACGCACCGCGACATATGCGTGCTGCGCCTCGAGTGTAGGACGTGTGGAAACGACGGGAACGGGGGGCCACGCGAAGTGGAGTACGAGAGGGAGCTACCGCACATGTTTGAGCGCCTTCTGCTGGCCGAGGCGTTCAGCCtcttcgaggaggagggacagaGCTAG
- a CDS encoding hypothetical protein (TriTrypDB/GeneDB-style sysID: LpmP.34.3950) yields the protein MDTNTLLALAQSAVDAGNVKAACEFYEVALAKSPNSDEVLEAYAEIMIHHVQDIPRAQKMLRHAISLNPNQGYVKYLNLAQLCEAEEALKCYEKAYEIASLMLHGCRKKRMRKTLEETMATMCCAVAELYLTDLCFAENAEQQCEQAVNRALQLNSEIVEPHQLQASLRLSQCRPDEALQSLRRAVDVTHRLGEEYQPTYESKIELGRLLMQVDPAEAFQFLLEVLQYGDNNPYVWFLLGESARLRGRYVDAARLLRRARVMLVVSGGDATALSEVDAAISILVEEMGGPEAAAQVKDLDHPYPLELLQVEDDQGAEDDDDDLAEPEHEACDGEDDT from the coding sequence ATGGACACGAATACATTGCTTGCTCTCGCTCAAAGTGCCGTGGACGCTGGCAATGTGAAGGCTGCCTGCGAGTTCTACGAAGTGGCTCTCGCCAAATCTCCAAACAGTgacgaggtgctggaggctTATGCAGAAATTATGATTCACCACGTCCAGGACATCCCTCGCGCGCAGAAGATGCTTCGCCATGCGATTAGCCTCAATCCGAATCAGGGCTACGTGAAGTATCTGAATTTAGCACAACTCTGTGAGGCCGAGGAGGCACTTAAGTGCTACGAAAAGGCGTACGAGATTGCAAGTCTCATGCTGCACGGATGCCGAAAGAAGAGAATGAGGAAGACACTGGAGGAGACCATGGCGACCATGTGCTGCGCCGTGGCGGAGCTCTACCTGACTGACCTCTGCTTCGCAGAAAAcgccgagcagcagtgcgagcAGGCTGTAAACCGCGCACTGCAGTTAAATAGCGAGATTGTGGAGCCAcaccagctgcaggcgtCCCTCCGTCTGAGTCAATGTCGCCCCGACGAGGCGCTACAGTCACTGCGTCGTGCTGTAGATGTAACGCATCGCCTTGGCGAGGAGTACCAGCCCACGTACGAGTCCAAGATTGAGCTTGGCCGACTGCTGATGCAGGTTGACCCAGCTGAGGCTTTTCAGTTCCTCCTTGAGGTGCTTCAGTACGGTGACAACAATCCCTACGTATGGTTCCTGCTCGGCGAGAGCGCACGCTTGCGGGGACGGTACGTTGACGCGGcacgcctgctgcggcgcgcgcgtgtgatGCTCGTCGTGTCCGGCGGCGACGCGACTGCACTGAGTGAGGTGGACGCGGCCATTAGCATTttggtggaggagatgggtggcccggaggcggcggcgcaggtaAAAGACCTAGATCACCCCTATCCGCTTGAGCTGCTTCAGGTAGAAGACGACCAGGGCgctgaggacgacgacgacgatctGGCAGAGCCGGAGCACGAGGCGTGTGACGGTGAGGACGACACCTAG
- a CDS encoding hypothetical protein (TriTrypDB/GeneDB-style sysID: LpmP.34.3960) → MSLFAQRERIEVSSGDSEPDSIASTIVDSADELIEGLARMALDGPYSDEPRTYKTSQRLQSRGITRRPHEVALTRPSIELSRQMTPTPRAGSFTPPFYQAPAWLSTQGSAFVPERTGVDVAEAESEARALAKLYRHLDREYFREKSIGDHSDSKPITSGRAERDDYGARARNARSSPTMEATPTHKPRRKPDETARLRLLVPSKTQLARRVEKYEIRKKREEEARQHPKRVRVPAEAVKRGTRLFLEAQERANNVKEVQKEQAKQKAEQEKKECTFHPSVSRYAAQFAAEGAYYPLESRFEDQAAYNEKRMRLRLERAMELEKECTFKPTLSPGTEELMFDLRCRRERFHYCRSFRRPEAGEHTRSRRRRPSPSEREPFEPGERLYRDGGERLLRQQVRLQRAAAKEQRHVVGGALRLSPTGAQQLAGRFTSWAATREANREQLRVALERQERETPKVTVEREAAIRRAGGLRFSRTLSSLGRSTATPRLVQSAANGNGSIAPAVTDASVLPLKNKNYFTSSTGSQRACGDTGNCEASRVPSDRARSSQSPSGADCGVTATNDLRSVASLSAPETCSAVDMPVHKELLRIRLGALFYKYAVSTTATAVTLAQVKQQVRCYYPEDSGIAAALASSFPNGQQHITKIEFMAALARYVAQHGIQPWCLPHHNDPNTIVGAPYSSPASTTTGAAAAVMTNVLVNSAHLPDVMDNDAPGSIPSWTGTGTCGSEPGCRNKVDCSVFTPTTARASEGTSGEKPLRTHIYSSSLPPDCSPPTPAPTAVAPSCAPKGNRATAATTGVRGSTATSRGSLCDGLRDPTASRDTLPANSPIAASEFVRGYADYVQRQRRAIDRARAVSKSPQRNVVEECTFRPTLTPRSVMLSDMNLKKRMAYVRELQLRRRNLQLLHTAVLAEGSGEDGLPRATPSEREFKARDALDSTQTSPLTPSTKHSSASLSGISPPSGLSPSIEVSSLSCSTPQHEGKSASSKPAATLSPPHQQHLAGDSNALRVIARLEQLLNDVAGKEGSIQATESVVRTPPPCSSVNADVSSVGHAGMVIAKDGADTTRTVSTVPLSRFFATKPAQAILCVEEGLLESRHGVKTSRGAN, encoded by the coding sequence aTGAGTTTGTTCGCTCAACGTGAACGCATCGAGGTCTCCTCCGGCGACAGCGAGCCAGACTCGATCGCCTCCACTATCGTTGACTCTGCCGATGAGCTCATCGAGGGGCTCGCTCGAATGGCCCTGGACGGGCCCTACAGCGACGAGCCAAGAACGTACAAAACTAGTCAACGTCTCCAGAGTCGGGGAATAACCCGTCGCCCGCACGAAGTGGCACTGACAAGGCCTAGCATTGAGCTATCGCGACAGATGACGCCCACACCTCGAGCAGGCTCCTTCACACCACCGTTCTATCAAGCCCCTGCGTGGCTGAGCACACAAGGCAGTGCCTTCGTTCCGGAACGCACCGGCGTAGACGTGGCCGAAGCAGAGAGtgaagcgcgcgcgctcgcGAAGCTGTACCGGCACCTTGACCGCGAGTATTTCAGAGAGAAAAGTATCGGTGATCACTCTGACAGCAAGCCGATAACTTCTGGAAGAGCGGAACGTGATGATTATGGGGCCAGAGCCCGCAATGCTCGTTCTTCTCCCACTATGGAGGCAACCCCAACGCACAAGCCGCGCCGCAAGCCGGATGAAACAGCTCGATTGCGGCTTTTGGTCCCGAGCAAGACTCAACTGGCACGACGAGTGGAGAAGTACGAGATACGCAAGAaacgcgaggaggaggctcgACAGCACCCGaagcgtgtacgtgtgccgGCGGAGGCAGTCAAGCGAGGGACAAGGCTTTTCCTCGAGGCCCAGGAGAGGGCCAACAACGTGAAAGAGGTGCAGAAGGAGCAGGCGAAGCAGAAGGCCGAacaggagaagaaagagtgCACTTTTCACCCTTCCGTGTCGAGGTACGCAGCGCAGTTTGCCGCGGAAGGGGCGTACTACCCGTTGGAGAGTCGGTTCGAGGACCAGGCCGCGTACAACGAGAAGCGAATGCGGCTGCGGCTCGAGCGGGCGATGGAGCTCGAGAAAGAGTGCACCTTCAAGCCCACCCTGTCTCCTGGAACCGAGGAGCTGATGTTCGACCTTCGTTGCCGTCGCGAGCGCTTTCATTATTGCCGTTCGTTTCGCAGACCGGAAGCGGGCGAGCACACGAGGAGTCGGAGAAGGCGCCCATCGCCATCAGAACGTGAGCCGTTTGAGCCCGGGGAGCGACTGTAccgtgacggcggcgagcgTCTCTTGCGCCAGCAGgtgcgactgcagcgagCCGCGGCaaaggagcagcgccacgtcgTTGGTGGCGCGCTGCGACTCTCTCCCACCGGTGCCCAGCAGCTCGCTGGCCGCTTCACATCGTGGGCGGCGACGCGTGAGGCGAATCGAGAACAGCTGCGCGTTGCGTTGGAGCGGCAGGAGCGCGAAACGCCAAAAGTCACTGTCGAACGCGAGGCGGCGATTAGGCGAGCAGGAGGTCTTCGCTTCAGCAGAACTTTGTCGAGTCTAGGTAGGTCTACAGCTACACCACGCCTCGTGCAATCCGCGGCGAACGGAAATGGCAGCATTGCCCCTGCCGTGACGGATGCCTCCGTCCTACCACTGAAGAACAAAAACTATTTCACATCCTCTACGGGCTCACAGAGAGCCTGCGGTGACACTGGCAATTGTGAAGCGTCACGGGTGCCGTCGGATCGAGCACGGTCATCCCAGTCTCCTTCAGGCGCTGACTGTGGGGTGACAGCCACTAATGACCTCCGCAGTGTGGCGTCTCTGTCGGCACCCGAGACGTGTTCTGCGGTGGATATGCCGGTGCACAAGGAGCTCCTGCGCATCCGCCTTGGTGCTCTCTTTTACAAATACGCCGTTTCCACCACAGCGACCGCAGTGACCCTCGCGCAGGTCAAGCAGCAGGTCCGGTGCTACTACCCAGAAGACTccggcatcgccgccgcactTGCGTCTTCCTTCCCgaatgggcagcagcacataaCCAAGATAGAGTTCATGGCAGCGCTCGCACGCTACGTAGCGCAGCATGGGATACAGCCATGGTGTCTTCCCCATCACAATGACCCGAACACCATTGTGGGTGCACCGTACAGCTCACCGGCTTCTACTACTaccggcgccgcggctgctgtgaTGACGAATGTTTTGGTGAACTCTGCTCACTTACCAGATGTGATGGACAACGACGCGCCGGGCTCTATACCGTCATGGACCGGCACGGGCACCTGTGGCAGTGAACCAGGCTGTCGAAACAAAGTCGACTGCTCGGTGTTTACACCTACAACGGCACGCGCCTCTGAAGGAACTAGTGGAGAAAAGCCGCTTCGAACGCACATCtactcctcttctctgccgcctGACTGCTCTCCACCGACACCGGCACCCACTGCCGTCGCGCCAAGTTGTGCACCGAAGGGAAACAGAGCGACCGCTGCAACGACCGGTGTTCGTGGCTCCACCGCCACATCGAGGGGGTCTCTTTGCGATGGCTTGCGGGATCCCACCGCTTCGAGGGACACGCTTCCAGCGAACTCTCCAATCGCTGCTTCTGAATTTGTGCGCGGGTATGCGGACtacgtgcagcggcagcgccgtgctaTCGACCGCGCGCGTGCGGTGAGCAAGAGCCCTCAAAGAAACGTGGTGGAGGAGTGTACCTTCCGCCCCACGTTGACACCTCGCAGCGTGATGCTGAGCGACATGAATCTCAAGAAACGAATGGCCTACGTTcgtgagctgcagctgcgacggcgcaaTCTTCAGTTGCTGCACACTGCAGTGCTGGCGGAAGGAAGCGGCGAGGATGGCTTACCGAGGGCCACCCCGTCGGAGAGAGAATTCAAAGCGCGTGACGCGCTCGACTCCACGCAAACATCACCACTGACGCCTTCCACAAAGCACTCGTCAGCGTCGCTCTCCGGTATCTCTCCGCCGTCGGGGCTCAGTCCGTCCATTGAGGTATCGAGCCTATCCTGCAGCACGCCGCAGCACGAAGGCAAAAGCGCGTCGTCAAAACCTGCCGCAACGCTGTCGCCTccacatcagcagcatcTCGCAGGGGATTCCAACGCGCTTCGAGTTATAGCCAggctggagcagctgttAAACGACGTGGCAGGCAAAGAAGGCTCGATACAAGCCACGGAGTCGGTAGTGAGGACGCCGCCTCCTTGTTCCTCAGTGAACGCTGACGTTTCTAGTGTAGGGCATGCCGGCATGGTAATTGCGAAGGACGGCGCTGACACGACACGGACGGTTTCCACTGTGCCGCTCTCCCGCTTTTTTGCGACGAAGCCGGCGCAGGCGATTTTGTGTGTCGAGGAGGGACTCCTTGAGTCGCGGCACGGTGTGAAGACGTCGCGCGGCGCCAACTAA
- a CDS encoding hypothetical protein (TriTrypDB/GeneDB-style sysID: LpmP.34.3970), translated as MGDPFVRPGLEYAPHVEQVLLKHEGTMTLETTKDDWMRYQHRDTLAAIIEHRDQIEHLCIAENLPPAKMERILLERMVDPIAKR; from the coding sequence ATGGGTGACCCCTTTGTGCGACCGGGACTGGAGTACGCTCCGCATGTGGAGCAGGTTTTGCTGAAGCATGAGGGAACCATGACGCTGGAGACCACCAAGGATGACTGGATGCGGTACCAGCACCGCGACACACTTGCGGCTATTATCGAGCACCGCGACCAGATCGAGCACCTGTGTATTGCAGAGAACTTGCCGCCTGCCAAAATGGAGAGGATTTTGCTAGAGCGCATGGTGGACCCTATCGCAAAGCGCTGA
- a CDS encoding hypothetical protein (TriTrypDB/GeneDB-style sysID: LpmP.34.3980) gives MKDTMATFGVDMHNVSADEDPPYVQEHQRQRMVQNVMSSSQNLRSMSKMDRLRLALDQVRNEPAGHEKWNEVYLFLRTTEMCTEVLTNGSDMFPKGKKLWIEMELCEEKRVPVLMVLPNGMPVLPIFTMEEYMDSYFSRTNVYDSCWFPVPRSGTQWEEFCKLPFPVCVTGNIQHFSTLATVALGNHQLGILVNPGMRSSKFITYPEMVTLTQLRQQRRKHHQLAVTQSTTADGRAAAAAGKERLFDSNLMMTFDTTRILLRRLEPQDLDGCMAQRPPIPPVAQLELHLLLHVYPEIESVYIRTVDRPRWRRMLGAPEMMTQIDVVCNPARKPDASFVEHLQQWSFMKEFNSDVHVELTSRAPVQEGSTGAFMCVYSNEVDGKPLRAMTTFKGRTLADQLNFNEPITDSEGNKPYERYVSYF, from the coding sequence ATGAAAGACACGATGGCTACCTTCGGGGTAGATATGCACAACGTGAGCGCGGACGAGGACCCCCCGTACGTCCAGGAGCACCAGCGGCAACGAATGGTGCAGAACGTCATGTCTAGCTCGCAGAACCTTAGGAGCATGTCCAAGATGGACCGTCTACGGTTGGCGTTGGATCAGGTGCGCAACGAGCCTGCTGGGCATGAAAAGTGGAACGAGGTGTACCTGTTCTTGCGCACGACGGAGATGTGTACAGAGGTGTTGACGAACGGCTCAGACATGTTCCCGAAAGGCAAAAAGCTCTGGATTGAGATGGAACTGTGCGAGGAGAAGCGGGTGCCGGTGTTGATGGTACTGCCGAACGGGATGCCAGTGCTTCCTATATTCACCATGGAAGAGTATATGGACTCGTACTTCTCGCGCACAAACGTGTACGACTCGTGCTGGTTCCCTGTGCCGCGCAGTGGGACGCAATGGGAGGAGTTCTGCAAGCTTCCTTTTCCTGTGTGTGTCACCGGTAACATTCAGCACTTTAGCACCCTGGCGACGGTGGCTCTCGGTAACCACCAACTCGGGATTCTCGTCAATCCTGGGATGCGCTCTAGCAAGTTCATCACCTATCCTGAGATGGTCACCTTAACGCAgctgaggcagcagaggagaaaaCACCACCAACTGGCGGTGACGCAGTCTACCACCGCAGACGGcagagccgccgctgctgctggaaaaGAGCGGCTCTTTGACTCGAATTTAATGATGACCTTTGACACCACAAGGATCCTGCTGAGGCGTCTCGAACCCCAGGACCTCGACGGCTGCAtggcgcagcggccgccgaTTCCGCCTGTTGCGCAACTcgagctgcacctgctgctgcacgtgtATCCAGAGATCGAGTCTGTCTACATCCGCACTGTTGATCGACCGCGGTGGCGAAGAATGCTAGGGGCCCCAGAGATGATGACACAGATAGATGTTGTCTGCAACCCCGCGCGCAAGCCGGACGCAAGCTTCGTtgagcacctgcagcagtggagcTTCATGAAAGAGTTCAACAGCGACGTGCATGTCGAGCTGACAAGCCGAGCCCCAGTGCAGGAGGGCTCTACAGGTGCTTTCATGTGCGTGTACTCGAACGAGGTTGACGGTAAGCCGCTACGAGCCATGACCACCTTTAAGGGACGCACCCTGGCGGACCAACTCAACTTCAACGAGCCCATCACAGACAGCGAAGGTAACAAGCCGTACGAGCGCTACGTCAGCTACTTTTAA
- a CDS encoding hypothetical protein (TriTrypDB/GeneDB-style sysID: LpmP.34.3990), translating into MSFTKGSKAAQDVISFLHTIGRLKDTPRRGWVEHQICRPESISDHMYRMSLMCMMCPDTSLNRDRMIKMALCHDTGESIIGDISPAMKVPKEVKKQRETQAVQSLCKRVSSSPNTTFSEELRDLFEEYEAQETAESRFVKDMDLLEMIVQAHSYESMNPGKDLNSFFRSGAGIRHPWARAIFETLLETRPYLAYQKGEQAKKVSNM; encoded by the coding sequence ATGTCGTTCACGAAAGGCTCCAAGGCGGCTCAGGATGTCATCAGCTTTCTGCACACAATAGGGAGGCTTAAGGACACGCCTCGGCGGGGCTGGGTGGAGCACCAGATTTGCAGGCCGGAGTCGATTAGTGACCACATGTACCGCATGTCGCTCATGTGCATGATGTGTCCTGACACCTCACTGAATCGGGACAGGATGATCAAGATGGCGCTCTGTCACGATACAGGTGAGAGCATTATTGGCGACATCTCTCCTGCTATGAAGGTCCCtaaggaggtgaagaagcaaCGGGAGACACAGGCGGTGCAGAGCTTGTGCAAACGTGTGTCATCCTCGCCAAACACGACCTTTAGCGAGGAGCTTCGCGACTTGTTTGAAGAGTACGAGGCGCAGGAGACTGCCGAGTCGCGCTTTGTAAAGGACATGGACCTGTTGGAGATGATTGTGCAGGCGCACAGCTACGAGTCCATGAACCCTGGCAAGGACCTCAACAGCTTCTTCAGGTCTGGCGCCGGCATTCGCCACCCGTGGGCTCGCGCCATTTTCGAGACGCTTCTCGAAACGCGTCCGTACTTGGCATACCAGAAAGGGGAGCAAGCGAAGAAAGTGTCAAACATGTGA